The Candidatus Zymogenaceae bacterium genome contains the following window.
TCCGGGATCGACTGGGGAGTGAGTTCTCCCGTGCCCTGGACCTCTTTTACGAGACGACCGGCCGGGTGATCATCACCGGGATCGGGAAATCGGGACTGGTGGGCAGAAAGATCGCCGCCACCCTTTCCAGTACCGGAACCCCGGCAGTGTATCTCCACCCCGCAGAGGGTCTCCATGGAGATCTGGGGGTGGTAACGACCGACGATCTGGTGGTGGCCATCTCGTACAGCGGCGAGTCCGATGAAATCCTCCGTCTCTTCCCCTATTTTCGCTGGGTGGGCGTCAAGATCATCGGGATGACCGGATCGAAGGACTCCCGCCTGGCCCGGGAATCGGATGTGGTGCTGGATGTGTGGGTCGAAAAGGAGGCGTGTCCCTGGGATATCGTGCCGACTTCCTCCACCACTCTGATGATGGCCCTGGGTGACGCCCTCGCGGTGGTTCTCTTGAAAATGCGGGGGTTCAACCTGGAGGATTTCGCAAAGCGCCATCCGGGAGGGGCCATCGGCCGGCGGGTACTGCTCTCCGTGGCGGATTTGATGCATGCTGGAGACGAGTGCCCCCGGGTGGAACGTTCCACTCTCCTCAAGGATGCAATCTATGAGATGACCTCCAAGGGACTGGGGATGACCACCGTCATCGGCGAGGGGGGGAGACTTTCGGGTATCGTCACCGACGGGGATCTCAGGCGGATATTCCAGAACCATCCGGCCCCACTGGACATGAAGGTTGGGGAGTTCATCGCCGGGAAGGGGATACCTCGGACCATCGAGGCGGAAAAGCTCGCCGCGGAGGCTCTGCGGGTTATGGAGGACAACGCCATCACCTCGCTGGTGGTCCCGGACGATGAGGGCCGTCCCCGGGGCGTCATACACATTCACGATATCCTGAAGGCGGGAATTACCCTATGAGGACGATACTCGTGGTGGGCGGCGCCGGGTATATCGGCTCACACGCGGTCAAGGCGCTGATACACACCGGACACCGGCCGGTGGTGCTGGATAATCTTTCCCGGGGACACAAAGACGCCGTATTGACCGATGATTTCGTCGAGGGTGATCTAAGGGATTACGATCGGCTGATGGAGGTCTTTCGGTCCTATGACATCGACGCCGTGATGCACTTCGCGGCGCTGACGTATGTGGGGGAATCCGTGGAGCACCCCGAGCTCTATTACGATAATAACGCCGTGGGCGGCCTGACGCTCCTTCGGGCCATGCGCGCATCGGGCGTGAAAGCGTGTATCTTTTCCTCCACCGCCGCGGTCTACGGAGAGCCGCATGCAATCCCCATCCCCGAGGACACGGAGCTCTCTCCGATCAATCCCTACGGCACGACGAAACTCTTTTTCGAGCGGGCGCTTTCGGATTACAACGCGGCATACGGCATGCGGTATGTCTCGCTTCGGTATTTTAACGCCGC
Protein-coding sequences here:
- the galE gene encoding UDP-glucose 4-epimerase GalE; amino-acid sequence: MRTILVVGGAGYIGSHAVKALIHTGHRPVVLDNLSRGHKDAVLTDDFVEGDLRDYDRLMEVFRSYDIDAVMHFAALTYVGESVEHPELYYDNNAVGGLTLLRAMRASGVKACIFSSTAAVYGEPHAIPIPEDTELSPINPYGTTKLFFERALSDYNAAYGMRYVSLRYFNAAGCDPEGEIGERHDPETHLIPLVLQAAGGRRESVTVFGDDYPTPDGTCIRDYIHITDLIDAHLLALSHLMDGGESCVFNLGSESGHSVMEVIEVCRRVTGRKITAVMGERRPGDPPVLVASSKKAKETLGWRPSHTDLDEIVRDAWNFMMKRDMVS
- a CDS encoding KpsF/GutQ family sugar-phosphate isomerase; translation: MNPIDEGKTVLDIEQGAIGALRDRLGSEFSRALDLFYETTGRVIITGIGKSGLVGRKIAATLSSTGTPAVYLHPAEGLHGDLGVVTTDDLVVAISYSGESDEILRLFPYFRWVGVKIIGMTGSKDSRLARESDVVLDVWVEKEACPWDIVPTSSTTLMMALGDALAVVLLKMRGFNLEDFAKRHPGGAIGRRVLLSVADLMHAGDECPRVERSTLLKDAIYEMTSKGLGMTTVIGEGGRLSGIVTDGDLRRIFQNHPAPLDMKVGEFIAGKGIPRTIEAEKLAAEALRVMEDNAITSLVVPDDEGRPRGVIHIHDILKAGITL